A window from Lytechinus pictus isolate F3 Inbred chromosome 9, Lp3.0, whole genome shotgun sequence encodes these proteins:
- the LOC129268545 gene encoding extracellular serine proteinase-like, producing the protein MTLIDFHTRLIPSTSTVYTVEVDGINLCTCCGAGVDIFLLDTGVHVHHEEFNQRRVKFFYDAITPEINETNDRYGHGTAAASVVVGLTKGIAPGAKLHSIRVAKRPDVVTYDNDNPVAETSDILEALDEVRTWKNGNPNSKCVLLYEMSGIYNSKITAKLSSIVNDCVVVVPAGNNNDIASSYTPGSMREVITVGATNRKAKIYSQSNYGSSVDIYAPGRVDVASHRDDTSYVGVSGTSFSTAAVAGAAAIALGNNDVRSSYITNAVKDFILTNSSRVTDLTNDKVPIQFDLSHSHFLFNNTELCRQCKCNGSL; encoded by the exons atgacattgatagaTTTCCATACAAGATTGATTCCATCAACATCAACAGTGtatacagttgaggttgatgGAATTAAtc TTTGTACGTGCTGTGGGGCTGGTGTTGATATATTCCTCCTCGATACTGGCGTGCACGTCCATCACGAGGAGTTTAATCAACGTCGTGTTAAGTTCTTTTACGATGCTATTACCCCAGAAATAAAC GAGACCAATGACCGGTACGGTCACGGAACTGCAGCTGCCAGCGTGGTCGTAGGTCTTACTAAAGGCATTGCTCCAGGAGCAAAGTTACATAGTATCCGTGTTGCCAAGCGTCCTGATGTAGTTACATATGATAATGACAACCCTGTAGCTGAAACCTCTGATATTCTTGAGG CTCTTGACGAGGTGCGTACGTGGAAAAATGGGAATCCAAACAGCAAGTGCGTTCTACTGTACGAGATGTCGGGGATATATAACTCGAAGATCACGGCCAAATTAAGCAGCATAGTAAATGATTGCGTCGTGGTGGTCCCGGCTGGGAATAACAACGATATTGCTTCTAGTTATACGCCTGGAAGTATGCGAGAA gTTATCACAGTGGGAGCAACCAACAGAAAAGCGAAGATCTATTCCCAATCAAACTATGGATCCAGTGTGGACATATACGCCCCTGGGAGAGTAGATGTAGCATCGCACCGTGATGATACCAGCTATGTTGGAGTATCTGGGACATCCTTTTCAACGGCAGCAGTGGCAG GAGCCGCAGCAATCGCCCTTGGCAATAATGATGTGAGATCTTCATACATCACGAATGCGGTGAAAGACTTTATTCTTACAAACTCGAGCCGAGTGACGGACTTGACAAACGACAAGGTTCCCATACAGTTTGATCTGTCACATTCTCACTTTCTCTTTAATAACACCGAACTCTGTCGACAATGTAAATGCAACGGATCCTTATAA